Proteins co-encoded in one Setaria viridis chromosome 9, Setaria_viridis_v4.0, whole genome shotgun sequence genomic window:
- the LOC117836596 gene encoding laccase-10, translated as MEAPCLALLLFFGTLLVLPQSSHGATRYYTFNVTLQKVTRLCTTRAIPTVNGKFPGPKIVTREGDRVVVKVVNSVKDNVTIHWHGVRQLRTGWSDGPAYVTQCPIRTGQSYVYNFTITGQRGTLFWHAHVSWMRATLYGPIIILPKRGVPYPFPVKPYKEVPIIFGEWFNADPEAIIAQALKTGAGPNISDAFTINGLPGPLYNCSSKDTFKLKVLPGKWYLLRLINAALNDELFFSIANHTLTVVDVDAAYVKPFHTDVVLITPGQTTNVLLRAEPDAGCPAATHLMLARPYGTGQPGTFDNTTVAAVLEYAPPGHIKSLPLFRPSLPALNDTAFAANYSARLRSLATPDYPANVPRGVDRSFFFAVGLGTNPCPANQTCQGPNGSMFTASMNNVSFDMPTTALLQAHYNNIAGVYTTDFPVAPLEPFNYTGTPPNNTNVSNGTKVVVLQYNTSVEVVLQDTSILGAESHPLHLHGFDFFVVGQGFGNYDSSKDPAKFNLVDPVQRNTVGVPAGGWVAIRFFADNPGVWFMHCHLEVHTSWGLKMAWVVNDGPLPEQKLMPPPADLPMC; from the exons ATGGAGGCGCCGTGTCTTGCATTGCTCCTGTTCTTCGGTACGTTGCTAGTGTTGCCACAGTCGTCGCACGGCGCGACCAGATACTACACGTTCAAT GTGACGCTGCAGAAGGTGACGCGGCTGTGCACCACCCGCGCCATCCCCACGGTGAACGGCAAGTTCCCCGGCCCCAAGATAGTCACCAGGGAGGGCGATCGCGTCGTCGTCAAGGTGGTTAACAGTGTCAAGGACAACGTAACCATCCACTG GCACGGCGTGCGGCAGCTGCGGACGGGGTGGTCGGACGGGCCGGCGTACGTGACGCAGTGCCCGATCCGGACGGGTCAGAGCTACGTGTACAACTTCACCATCACGGGGCAGCGGGGCACCCTCTTCTGGCACGCCCACGTCTCCTGGATGCGCGCCACGCTCTACGGCcccatcatcatcctccccaAGCGCGGCGTGCCCTACCCGTTCCCGGTTAAACCCTACAAGGAAGTCCCCATCATCTTCG GAGAGTGGTTTAACGCGGATCCCGAGGCAATTATCGCCCAGGCCCTGAAGACTGGAGCAGGCCCAAACATTTCAGATGCCTTCACCATCAACGGCCTTCCGGGCCCGTTGTACAACTGCTCGAGCAAAG ACACGTTCAAGCTGAAGGTGCTTCCCGGCAAGTGGTACCTGCTCCGGCTCATCAACGCCGCGCTCAACGACGAgctcttcttctccatcgcCAACCACACGCTCAccgtcgtcgacgtcgacgccgcCTACGTCAAGCCGTTCCACACGGACGTGGTTCTCATCACCCCTGGCCAGACCACCAACGTGCTCCTGCGCGCCGAGCCGGACGCGGGCTGCCCCGCGGCCACGCACCTCATGCTGGCGCGCCCCTACGGCACGGGCCAGCCGGGCACCTTCGACAacaccaccgtcgccgccgtgctcgAGTACGCGCCGCCGGGCCACATCAAGAGCCTCCCGCTCTTCCGGCCATCGCTCCCGGCGCTCAACGACACGGCGTTCGCGGCCAACTACAGCGCCAGGCTCCGGAGCCTCGCCACCCCGGACTACCCGGCCAACGTGCCCCGGGGCGTGGACCggtccttcttcttcgccgtgGGGCTCGGCACGAACCCGTGCCCGGCGAACCAGACGTGCCAGGGGCCCAACGGGAGCATGTTCACGGCGTCCATGAACAACGTGTCCTTCGACATGCCCACCACCGCGCTCCTGCAGGCGCACTACAACAACATCGCCGGCGTGTACACCACCGACTTCCCCGTTGCGCCGCTGGAGCCGTTCAACTACACGGGCACGCCGCCTAACAACACCAACGTCTCCAACGGGACCAAGGTGGTGGTGCTGCAGTACAACACGAGCGTGGAAGTGGTGCTGCAGGACACCAGCATCCTCGGCGCCGAGAGCCACCCGCTGCACCTGCACGGCTTCGATTTCTTCGTGGTCGGCCAGGGCTTCGGCAACTATGACTCGTCCAAGGACCCGGCCAAGTTCAACCTGGTCGACCCGGTGCAAAGGAACACCGTCGGCGTGCCGGCCGGTGGCTGGGTAGCCATCAGGTTCTTCGCCGATAATCCCG GTGTCTGGTTCATGCACTGCCATCTGGAGGTGCACACGAGCTGGGGGTTGAAGATGGCGTGGGTGGTCAACGACGGCCCGTTGCCTGAGCAGAAGCTGATGCCTCCGCCGGCTGATCTTCCCATGTGTTGA